The following is a genomic window from Bordetella sp. H567.
AGGCGCCCAATTCGGGTAGCTGCGAGAACCCGGACGTGTCGGTTTCGGACGTACCCAACACCAACGCGGTCAACATTGCGCTCGCCAAGAAATCGAAGATCGTCACGGGCAGCGACATGCCTCCCTTCTTCGCCGCCAAGCTGAAGGCCAACGGCGGCGACCCCGCCAATTCCATCCTGGCGCGCTTTGGTGGCAGTGTGGTGGTGGGCGGCGTACGGATCGCCACGGTGACCGCGATGCACAGCAATGGACTAGACCCCGACTTCATCGGGGGAGAGCTTGGCAAGGAGATGAAGGCGGCTGGCATCTACGGCGACGTCGGCTTGGCCACCGGCTACGTGCTGCAGTTCAGCAATGGACTGGTGGCCTACTTGTCCGGCGACACAGGCGTGACCGCGGACCAGGCCTCCGCCGTGCGGGACCTGTATCACGCCCAACTGGCAGTGATGAACATGGGCGACGGATTCAGCACGGGCCCGCGCGAAGCCGCCTACGTCATCAATGACCTGGTCAAACCGGCTTCGGTCATCCCTTCGCACGCGAACGAGGTGGGCACCGTCAACGGCAAGGTCCGGCCAGGCAGCAAGACCGAGGCCTTCCTGAAGGCCGTGCACGTGCCGGCCTATGTGCCCTTGTCCGGTCGGACGATGGAGTTCGACGCGCAAGGGCACAGTGCCGCCGCGTATCAGTAGCGCGACCGCCGCATACCGCATACGCCGCCACGAAAGTCGATACGCGCTTGGCCGGACCCGGCAGCGTATGTGGGAAGGCCGTCCGCCCCCGGAAAAGGGGCGGGCGCCGTCTACCGCAGGAGGCCCGCCACGTCCTGGGCGATGGGATACAGCGATAGCACCAGCAGCGCGGCCATGGTCAGGTTGAAGGCCCGCACCGCGCCCGGCCGGTGCAGCACGCGCCGCAGCGCCGTGCCGAAGGTGACCCAGACGCCGATGCTGGGCAGGTTCACGATGCCGCACACGACGGTGGCCACGAGCAGGTTCATGAAGAAGCCCGATTCGGGAATATAGGTGGCCGCCACGCCGACCACCATGACCCAGGCCTTGGGATTGATCCACTGGAACGCGGCGGCCTGCAAAAAGGTGAAGGGCCGTGCGCGCCGGCCGTCTTCGCGGATCTGGCCGGCGGTGGCGATTTTCCACGCCAGATACAGCAGGTAGGCCGCGCCGCCGTATTTCAGCAGCGTATACAGCAGCGGGACGCTGTGGAAGACGGCGCCCAGCCCCGCGCCCACCAGCAGGATCATCAAGGAAAACCCGATGTTCACGCCCAGCATGTGCGGCAGCGTGCGCCGGAAGCCGAAGTTCAGGCCGGAAGAGGCCAGCATGATGTTGTTGGGGCCTGGCGTGATCGAGCTGACGAGCGAAAACAAGGCCAGCGGTCCCAGCAGGCTGGCGGAAAGCAGCGGAATGGTATCGGTCATGTCTTCATATCCATGCGGGTCTTGCCGTAATGCCGCCGGGAACTCGCCGCGGCCCGTCCGCCCGCGATCACTCCAATGATGGCCAGCGCGAACGCCAGCGTGGCCGGCGCGACGTGTTCGCCGAACAGCAGGGCGGCGGCCGTGACCGTGATGAAGGGCTGCAGCAGCTGTACCTGCCCGACACGCGCGATGCCGCCGCGCGCCAGCCCGCGGTACCACGCGAAAAATCCCAGGAACATGGAGCCGAAGGACAGGTAGGCCAATGCCATCCACGCGAGGGGCGACGGCGCCGCCGGCGTGTGCGCCGCCATCCAGGTCACCGGCGCCGCGATGAAAGGCGCGCTGATGATCAGCGCCCAGCAGATCGTACGCCAGCCGCCCAGCGTGCGCGACACGCGCGCGCCTTCGGCGTAGCCCATGCCGCCGAGGGCGACGGACAGGATCAGCCACAGGTCCCCCGCCTGCGGCACGCCCCCGCCTTCGCGCAGTGCGAAGGCGGCGACCAGGCCGGCGCCCGCCAGCGCCCACATCCAGAATTGCCGCGACGGGCGTTCACCACTGCCCAAGGCCGCGAAGGCCGCTGTCGACAGGGGTAGCAGGCCATTGACCACCGCGCCGTGCGCGGCCGGCACCGACTGCATGGCCAAGGTGGAGGCCACCGGCCAGCCCACCACCACGCCCAGCGCGGCCAGGATGATGCCCGTCCTTTCCTCGCGCCGCGGCAGGCGGCTGCGCGTCACCCACAGCAGCAGGCCCGCGGGTACCGCGGCAACCAGGGCGCGGCCCAGTCCGACCAGCAGCGGATCCAGTTCCGCCACCGCGATGCGCGACATCGGCAGCGTCAGGCTGAATATCAGGATGCCGAGCAGGGCGGCGCCGTAGCCTTCCCAGCCTTGGGGCGTATTGGGGGCGGAGGACAGCGATGCAACGTTGGCGGGCGGGCGTGTCATGGTTTGGACCTGGGTTCGGGGCATGCGGCCATCCCGGACGAGTCGGCGACGTCGGCCAAGGCCAGCCTGCCCGTCGGGCGGCCGTCCCCTTGCATGGCGATGCGGGAAGTGACACTCTACGCATGTGTCCCGGTACAGTACCGGTACACTTTCCCAGTTCACCGTGATAACTGGCCTGGTGCCTTCACCATGACACTTTCCTCGACTTCGGCGGCCTGGCGCCCCGTGCGTGGCAACGACGTCACGCTGGCCTCGCAGCTGGCCGACGACCTGACGCGCCGCATCCAGGACGAAGGCTTGCGCCCGGGGTCGCGGCTGCCATCCATACGCGCCATGGCGCAGCAGGCCGGCGTGAGCCGCTTCACCGTGGTGGAGGCCTACGACCGCCTGGCCGCCAGCGGGCTGGTGCAATCGCGGCGCGGGGCGGGCTTTTTCGTGGCGGCGCGCGATACCGCGCGCGCCGCCGCCGCGGTGCCCGCACCCGAAGCCACGCTGGATGCGCCCACGCGCATCGATATTTCGTGGCTGCTGCGCAGCATGTTTCGCGAAGCCGCCACCCCGGGCATGCCGGGCGGCGCGGGCCTGCTGCCGGCCGACTGGCTGGACGCGGACATGATCGCCGGCGCGGTGCGCGCCGTCGGTCGCACCGTGCGCGGCAACTTCCTGTCGTACGGCCAGCCCCAGGGCTTTCCCGCGCTGCGCCAGCAGATCGCGGCCTTGCTGCAAGGAAACGGCGTTCCCGCGCATCCTGAGCACAATCTCCTGACCACCAACGGCGTCACCCACGGCCTGGACTTGATCGCGCGCCTGCTGGTGGGGCCGGGCGATACGGTGCTGGTCGAGGACCCGGCCTGGTTCGTGATATTCGGCCGCCTGGCGGCGGTGGGCGCGCGGGTGATCGGCGTGCCGCGCACCCCGGCCGGGCCGGACGTGGAGGTGCTGGAAAAGCTGGCGGCCCAACATCGGCCGAAGCTGTTCATCGTGAACAGCGTGGTGCACAACCCCACCGGCCATACCTTGTCGGCCGGTGCCGCCTACGACATCCTGCGCATCGCCGAACGCCATGATTTCACGGTGGTGGAGGACGATACCTATGCGGAATTGCACCCCGGCAACGCCATGCGGCTCTCCGTGCTGGATCGCCTGGACCGCGTGATCCTGGTGGGCGGCTTCTCCAAAATGCTGGCGCCCAGCCTGCGCGTGGGCTACGTCGCGGCCGCCCCGGCCGTGCTGCAGAAGCTGGCGGACTTGAAAATGCTGGCCGGCCTGACGTCGCCGGAACTGGGCGAACGCGTGGTCCATCGCATCCTGGCCGACGGCCTGTTCCGCCGCCACGTGGAACGGGTGCGCGCACGCGTGGACGATGCGCGCGAACGCTGCGCCAGGCGACTGCTCGAACTGGGAATGCGCATTGCCGATATGCCCCACGCCGGCATGTTCATCTGGGCCGACTGCGGCCGCGACGCCGAAAGCCTGGCGCGCGCGGCGGCCGCCCGCAACATGCTGTTGGCGCCTGGGTCGCTGTTCTCGCCGTCGCAGGCGCCGTCGACCTATCTGCGTTTTTCCGCCAGCATGGTGGACAATGCGCCGGCCTGGCAGCTGCTGCGGCAATTGATGCGCGAGGCGCCGTAGCGGCCGCGCGCGCCGCATGCCGTCTCCCGCATATACTCGGCGGATACGCCGCACCTTCAAGGAAGATCATCATGTCCGTTCCCATCAATCGCCTGACCGAATCGTTTGCCGTCGCCCCGCAGTTGTCGCCCGACGATATGGCCGCCGTGGCCGCCGCCGGCTTCAAGAGCGTCATCATCAACCGGCCGGACTATGAAGGCGGACCGGACCAGCCGACCGCTGCGGCGGTGTCCGAGGCGGCCCTGAACGCCGGCCTGCAGGTCGAATACCAGCCCGTGATCAGCGGCGGGATGACGGCCGATGACGTGGCCCGCTTCGGCCAGCTGCTGGAAAAGCTGCCGCAGCCCGTCCTGGCCTATTGCCGCACCGGGACCCGCTGCACCAATCTGTTCGTTGCATCGCAGCAATCGACGTCCCGCGGCTAATTGCCCGGCAAGGGGTAACGCCCGCGGGAAGCGGTCGCCCGGACCCCGGGCGCCAAACACAGGACGGCCTGCCCGGTCGATGCCGGCGCCGCGGGCCACCTGGGGATGCTGCTCTGCCGCCGTGTGCGCTTTTCCGGTAGGATGGGATACACACACAACCGTGTAAGGAGCAGGATATGTTCAAGAAAATCCTTATTCCCACCGACGGGTCCCCGCTGTCCGCCCAGGCGGCGAACGCAGGGGTTTGCTTCGCCCGCTCCACCGGCGCCGAGATCGTCGCCCTGCACGTGACGCAGCCCTTCGCCGCGACCATCGGGTTCGACGGCATGGCCGCTGCCTATGCCATCACCGACGAGGACTATGAAAAAGCCTCGGCCGAACAATCGAAGCGCTATCTGAAGCATGTGCTGGATCGCGCCGAGACCGCGAACGTGAAGGCCACGTCGCGCGCGGTGTCCAACTTCAACGTCGCGGACGGCATCGTGCACGCCGCGCAGGACAACGGCTGCGACCTGATCTTCATCGGCAGCCATGGCCGCAGCGGCCTGTCGCGGCTGCTGCTGGGCAGCGTCACCGCGAAGGTGCTGTCGCTGGCCCACGTCGCGGTGCTGGTGTACCGCGTCAAGGAAGAAAAATCCTGAGCCCGGCGCCGCATCGCGCGGCGCTGGGATCCAGCCGCCGGCGTTCTTCGGGACGCCGGTTTTTTTTTGGTGCGACCGGCATGAATCGACCTCCAGACGTTGGATCAAATGTCCAACTTCTGGAGGTCGGTTCGGCAGGGCGTACTCGCGGGTGCCGCGGCGCGGCCGGGTTGCTTATTTGAACAACACCACGGCCTGCTGCAGCGTTACCCAGATGCCCCAGGCCAGCGGGATGCCCACGCAGGCCCAGCCGAATGCGATGACCGACCTGGGCGTCTTGAAGGTGGACCGCGATTCCCCGTGGACCTCGGTGGCGATGGCGCGCTCGTGCGCCAGCGCTTTTTCCCGCGCCAGTTCCTCGTCGTTCATGAAGTGCTTGGGATTGACCGGCCGGATGGCCAGGTTGCACAGCAGGCCGATCACAAGAAGCCCGGCCAGGATGTACATCGTGATGTCGTACACCTGGGCGCGCGGCACGCCGATCGACAGCTGGTATTCGCGCAGATAGCTGATCAGAACCGGCCCGAAGATGCCGGCCGCGGACCACGCCGTCAGCACCCGGCCGTGGATGGCGCCCACCATCTGGGTGCCGAATAGGTCGGCCAGGTAGGCCGGCACCGTGGAGAAGCCGCCGCCGTACATCGACAGGATGATGCAGAATGCACCGACGAACAGCGCCAGGTGGCCGGCGTGCGCGGACCATGGCACGGAGGCGTACAGGACCAGGCCCAGCACGAAGAAGGTGCAGTAGGTCAGCTTGCGGCCTAGCTTGTCCGAGAGGCTGGCCCAGACGAAACGCCCGCCGATGTTGAACAGGCTGAGCAGGCCCGTGAAGCCGGCGGCGATGGTGGCGATGGCGGCGAGCTGTTCCTTGTTCAATTGGGAAAAGGTCAGCGCGTCCTGTCCGATCAGTTTGCCGGCGAACACTTCCTGCAGCAGCGGCGATGCCATGCCCAGGATGCCGATGCCCGCCGTCACGTTCAGGCACAGGGCCCACCACACCAGCCAGAACTGCGGGACGCCCCAGATCTTTTTCACGTGCACGTGGCCGTGCGTGATCATGGCGTTGCCGCTGCGCGTCTCGGGCGGCGTCCAGCCTTCCGGTTTCCAGTTGGTTGCGGGCACGCGATAGGAAAGCGCACCGGCGATCATGAACATCGCATAGATCACCGCCAGCGTCAGGAAGGTTTCCCATACGCCGGGCGAGCTGGCCGACGCGTAATGGCGCATCAGCAGATTGGCCAGCGGTGCGCCCACCATGGCGCCGCCGCCGAAGCCCATGATGGCCATGCCGGTTGCCATGCCGCGGCGGTCCGGAAACCACTTGATCAAGGTACTGACAGGCGAGATATAGCCCAGGCCCAGTCCCACGCCGCCGATCACGCCGGAACCGACCCACAGCATCCATAGCTGGTGCACGTAGATGCCCAGCGCGGAAACCACCAGGCCGCCGCACCAGCACACCGCCGACACGATGCCGGCCTTGCGCGGGCCGGCGCGTTCTAGCCAGCCGCCCCACAGGGCCGCCGAGCAGCCCAGCAGGACGAAGAACAGGATGTATGTCACCGTCATGCTGGAGATACGCCAATCGCAACGCTTGGTGAAGAGTTCCGCGGCCAGGCTCATATCGGCCGGGCAGGCCAGCGGCGCGGCGCCGCCCAGCGATTTGGACAGCGGCAGCCAGAATACGGAAAAGCCATAGGCCATGCCGATGCACAGATGGATCGCCAGGGCGGCGGGAGGCACCAGCCAGCGGCTGAATCCCGGCCCTGCAATGGTTCTTTCCTTGTCCAGAAAGCCGGGTTTGCCACCCGGGAGGTCCAGCGTGGTCGCTGAGCTCATGTCCTCTCCTAGTCTTTGGTTTGAGCGGAATGCAGCGGGACGGCCTGCCGGCGCGCCGCCACGGATTCCGGTTCTTCTACGTGCGCTTCAGGTCCTGCTTGCTTCAATGCGCCGCCACCCTGGGCGTCAGGCGTTCGCGGTTTCCGTTGACGGCTTCCAGCACGATGGGACTGAGCCGGACGTCGCCGTCGATGCCGTCCGGATGGCGATCCAGGAAGGCCAGCAGCTGTAC
Proteins encoded in this region:
- a CDS encoding MBL fold metallo-hydrolase, with protein sequence MRIRTMLFTALALASTAAAAAPTQHVRVTPLGGIDGEFCPQDRAMIFEDPNGTRILYDPGRTVAGAADPRLGKIDVILVSHMHGDHVGNAHNKAPNSGSCENPDVSVSDVPNTNAVNIALAKKSKIVTGSDMPPFFAAKLKANGGDPANSILARFGGSVVVGGVRIATVTAMHSNGLDPDFIGGELGKEMKAAGIYGDVGLATGYVLQFSNGLVAYLSGDTGVTADQASAVRDLYHAQLAVMNMGDGFSTGPREAAYVINDLVKPASVIPSHANEVGTVNGKVRPGSKTEAFLKAVHVPAYVPLSGRTMEFDAQGHSAAAYQ
- a CDS encoding formate dehydrogenase subunit delta, with product MEIANLIRMANRIGDFFDAMPDRPEAVEGVANHIQKFWEPRMRVQLLAFLDRHPDGIDGDVRLSPIVLEAVNGNRERLTPRVAAH
- a CDS encoding OFA family MFS transporter; this translates as MSSATTLDLPGGKPGFLDKERTIAGPGFSRWLVPPAALAIHLCIGMAYGFSVFWLPLSKSLGGAAPLACPADMSLAAELFTKRCDWRISSMTVTYILFFVLLGCSAALWGGWLERAGPRKAGIVSAVCWCGGLVVSALGIYVHQLWMLWVGSGVIGGVGLGLGYISPVSTLIKWFPDRRGMATGMAIMGFGGGAMVGAPLANLLMRHYASASSPGVWETFLTLAVIYAMFMIAGALSYRVPATNWKPEGWTPPETRSGNAMITHGHVHVKKIWGVPQFWLVWWALCLNVTAGIGILGMASPLLQEVFAGKLIGQDALTFSQLNKEQLAAIATIAAGFTGLLSLFNIGGRFVWASLSDKLGRKLTYCTFFVLGLVLYASVPWSAHAGHLALFVGAFCIILSMYGGGFSTVPAYLADLFGTQMVGAIHGRVLTAWSAAGIFGPVLISYLREYQLSIGVPRAQVYDITMYILAGLLVIGLLCNLAIRPVNPKHFMNDEELAREKALAHERAIATEVHGESRSTFKTPRSVIAFGWACVGIPLAWGIWVTLQQAVVLFK
- a CDS encoding TIGR01244 family sulfur transferase, with translation MSVPINRLTESFAVAPQLSPDDMAAVAAAGFKSVIINRPDYEGGPDQPTAAAVSEAALNAGLQVEYQPVISGGMTADDVARFGQLLEKLPQPVLAYCRTGTRCTNLFVASQQSTSRG
- a CDS encoding universal stress protein, producing the protein MFKKILIPTDGSPLSAQAANAGVCFARSTGAEIVALHVTQPFAATIGFDGMAAAYAITDEDYEKASAEQSKRYLKHVLDRAETANVKATSRAVSNFNVADGIVHAAQDNGCDLIFIGSHGRSGLSRLLLGSVTAKVLSLAHVAVLVYRVKEEKS
- a CDS encoding DMT family transporter encodes the protein MTRPPANVASLSSAPNTPQGWEGYGAALLGILIFSLTLPMSRIAVAELDPLLVGLGRALVAAVPAGLLLWVTRSRLPRREERTGIILAALGVVVGWPVASTLAMQSVPAAHGAVVNGLLPLSTAAFAALGSGERPSRQFWMWALAGAGLVAAFALREGGGVPQAGDLWLILSVALGGMGYAEGARVSRTLGGWRTICWALIISAPFIAAPVTWMAAHTPAAPSPLAWMALAYLSFGSMFLGFFAWYRGLARGGIARVGQVQLLQPFITVTAAALLFGEHVAPATLAFALAIIGVIAGGRAAASSRRHYGKTRMDMKT
- a CDS encoding LysE family translocator; this translates as MTDTIPLLSASLLGPLALFSLVSSITPGPNNIMLASSGLNFGFRRTLPHMLGVNIGFSLMILLVGAGLGAVFHSVPLLYTLLKYGGAAYLLYLAWKIATAGQIREDGRRARPFTFLQAAAFQWINPKAWVMVVGVAATYIPESGFFMNLLVATVVCGIVNLPSIGVWVTFGTALRRVLHRPGAVRAFNLTMAALLVLSLYPIAQDVAGLLR
- a CDS encoding aminotransferase-like domain-containing protein, producing the protein MRGNDVTLASQLADDLTRRIQDEGLRPGSRLPSIRAMAQQAGVSRFTVVEAYDRLAASGLVQSRRGAGFFVAARDTARAAAAVPAPEATLDAPTRIDISWLLRSMFREAATPGMPGGAGLLPADWLDADMIAGAVRAVGRTVRGNFLSYGQPQGFPALRQQIAALLQGNGVPAHPEHNLLTTNGVTHGLDLIARLLVGPGDTVLVEDPAWFVIFGRLAAVGARVIGVPRTPAGPDVEVLEKLAAQHRPKLFIVNSVVHNPTGHTLSAGAAYDILRIAERHDFTVVEDDTYAELHPGNAMRLSVLDRLDRVILVGGFSKMLAPSLRVGYVAAAPAVLQKLADLKMLAGLTSPELGERVVHRILADGLFRRHVERVRARVDDARERCARRLLELGMRIADMPHAGMFIWADCGRDAESLARAAAARNMLLAPGSLFSPSQAPSTYLRFSASMVDNAPAWQLLRQLMREAP